In Solea senegalensis isolate Sse05_10M linkage group LG18, IFAPA_SoseM_1, whole genome shotgun sequence, a single window of DNA contains:
- the lyrm1 gene encoding LYR motif containing protein 1, translated as MTTSTRTTVLSLYMRVFRIARTWQAQSGVTSETETERKYILQEARSLFRQNQQLTDQESIKRCVEECEARIEIGLHYRNPYPRATYLPPLGLATQKGRRLRAQQRLRKQAKPIYLQSHDET; from the exons ATGACGACTTCCACACGCACGACAGTGCTGTCGTTGTACATGCGGGTGTTTCGCATCGCCCGAACCTGGCAGGCACAGAGTGGAGTtacaagtgagacagagactgagagaaaATACATACTTCAGGAGGCTCGCTCTCTGTTCAGACAAAaccagcag ctcacaGACCAGGAGTCAATAAAACGGTGTGTGGAAGAATGTGAGGCGAGGATAGAAATAG GTCTACATTACAGGAACCCATATCCAAGGGCT aCCTACTTACCGCCACTGGGCTTGGCGACTCAGAAGGGCAGGAGGCTGCGGGCACAGCAGCGCCTGAGGAAGCAGGCCAAGCCAATTTACCTACAGTCTCATGACGAGACCTGA